A genomic window from Bdellovibrio sp. SKB1291214 includes:
- a CDS encoding kelch repeat-containing protein — protein sequence MRFLSALLLVVGTVGCTLDAAPIDFTSVDLNIAPANTSIAYRAYYAKTGRYAHTQSSLPNGKVLIVGGSVNGSKWGLKSVEIFDPETQKFAEAADFPVDIAYQVAVTLNDGRVLVAGGGNATAIYSDCYIYNPANNTWTQVASMSTPRMNHAATLLSDGRVLVSGGLALAGDPDLSSAEIYDPSNDTWTAAGNMGRARELHKLVTLSNGKALSIGGSTNGTLWVQSHLYDPATNTWTNSGNSSVGRIYHSVTVMDDGRVVVIGGLSGGTVVATTEIYDPTAGTFTTRSSMPFARMNPSVVKTNGWIAVTGGENSANCTVGCPEVFAYNPTSDAWVTLSSLQSGRAVHTSFVWNSALHVIGGKTSAGAGTPISEKLNLSNLFWQQEGNLNMGRAEHTLTVLPNGKVLAAGGLAGLTFIGTTEIFDPNTNTWTTGPNMTIPRSAAVAVRLNNGNILVTGGWSTGNLIQYSTDIYNPSTNTWSAGPDMNLARGYHTATLLSDGKVLIAGGTNGSDTATTEIYDPATNTFTVGPALPAAVKNHTATLASNGHVIVIGGITGATYRSSVFDYDPVANTWSTKTSATTAAARHTATLVSGKIIAVGGITTGGVTSSAVGIYDPLNDTWTTAASLNMARYDHQTIILPSGKLLTMGGSNAPNSTEFYDPVANTWTNTYRVLAQGRSQFRTVLLADGRAVVVGGTTVGSTLASTESYIESYQAPTWSIAFPIEGRYMHAGALLTNGKVFFAGGVDVKGGLLTTATIYDPLKNSWETGPTLSSGRYYHTLTALKSGKVMIAGGYNAVGAALTLAEIYDSIAGTISTTTSPRARLGGSAILMNDGKVLFTGGVDATYSPITETDIYDPTTDTWSSGAARTGFLFDTLVVLSGTKYLAVSTTGAAIYDSALNTWTATGAMSTPRVFAVTSVLPNGKVIAAGGIDGTMTPSAAVEIYDPSSDTWSAAASLPEALTYQSGAMLPSGKLVVSGGVRSDFTASDSVLYYDTDSNQWITGNPLTDARYFHVSILLPNGRVLVHGGQSDTLVVLPFWEQVVEP from the coding sequence GTGAGGTTTCTATCAGCTTTATTGCTCGTGGTGGGCACTGTGGGTTGCACCCTCGATGCTGCACCCATTGATTTTACTTCGGTCGATCTCAATATTGCTCCTGCCAATACTTCCATCGCCTATCGTGCTTACTACGCAAAAACAGGTCGTTATGCACACACTCAAAGTTCTCTGCCAAACGGAAAAGTCTTGATCGTTGGCGGTTCCGTCAACGGCTCTAAGTGGGGATTAAAATCGGTTGAGATTTTTGATCCTGAAACGCAAAAGTTTGCAGAGGCTGCAGACTTCCCTGTTGATATCGCGTATCAAGTTGCAGTGACTCTGAACGATGGCAGAGTGCTCGTCGCAGGCGGCGGCAATGCCACGGCAATTTATTCTGACTGCTATATTTATAATCCCGCCAACAATACTTGGACACAAGTCGCTTCAATGTCCACTCCCCGCATGAATCATGCTGCGACATTGTTGAGCGATGGCCGAGTCCTTGTGTCAGGTGGCCTTGCTTTGGCAGGCGATCCCGATCTTTCCTCGGCAGAAATCTATGATCCTTCGAATGACACATGGACTGCCGCAGGCAATATGGGGCGCGCGCGTGAATTACATAAATTGGTCACTCTTTCTAACGGCAAAGCTCTATCAATCGGTGGCTCGACGAATGGGACTCTTTGGGTTCAGTCGCATCTTTACGACCCAGCTACCAACACGTGGACCAACTCTGGGAATTCCAGCGTCGGTCGTATCTATCATTCCGTGACGGTTATGGATGATGGCCGAGTGGTTGTTATTGGTGGACTCTCTGGGGGTACGGTGGTAGCGACCACGGAAATCTATGATCCCACAGCGGGAACGTTTACAACCCGTTCCTCAATGCCTTTCGCTCGCATGAATCCCTCTGTTGTGAAAACGAACGGTTGGATTGCAGTTACGGGTGGAGAAAACAGCGCAAACTGCACCGTTGGTTGCCCTGAAGTTTTCGCGTACAATCCCACGTCAGATGCTTGGGTGACGTTGTCTAGCTTACAATCAGGCAGAGCCGTTCACACCTCTTTCGTGTGGAACTCGGCTCTGCATGTTATCGGCGGAAAAACCTCTGCGGGAGCAGGAACTCCGATTTCAGAAAAGCTTAATCTTTCAAATCTTTTCTGGCAGCAAGAAGGAAATCTAAATATGGGCCGCGCGGAACATACGCTGACGGTTTTGCCGAATGGAAAAGTATTAGCAGCTGGTGGATTGGCTGGTTTGACTTTCATAGGGACTACCGAAATTTTTGATCCGAACACAAACACTTGGACCACAGGTCCTAACATGACGATTCCAAGATCTGCAGCCGTCGCTGTTCGTTTGAACAACGGAAATATTTTAGTCACCGGTGGTTGGTCTACAGGCAACCTCATTCAATATAGCACAGACATTTACAATCCAAGCACGAACACCTGGAGTGCAGGCCCTGATATGAACCTAGCAAGGGGCTACCATACAGCGACACTTCTCTCTGATGGCAAAGTACTGATTGCCGGTGGCACCAATGGTTCAGACACTGCCACAACTGAAATTTATGATCCTGCGACAAACACTTTCACAGTAGGGCCAGCTCTTCCCGCCGCTGTAAAGAATCACACGGCAACGTTGGCTTCTAATGGGCATGTGATTGTGATTGGTGGTATCACAGGCGCAACTTATCGCTCATCTGTCTTTGATTACGACCCGGTGGCGAACACGTGGTCTACGAAAACTTCCGCAACGACTGCTGCCGCCAGACATACGGCCACCCTAGTCTCTGGGAAAATTATCGCTGTGGGCGGAATCACGACAGGTGGAGTTACTTCCAGTGCCGTGGGAATTTACGATCCATTGAATGATACTTGGACAACGGCAGCTTCTTTGAACATGGCTCGCTACGATCATCAAACAATCATTCTTCCAAGTGGCAAGCTTCTTACTATGGGTGGATCAAATGCACCGAATTCAACCGAGTTCTATGACCCCGTTGCTAATACTTGGACCAATACTTATCGTGTTCTTGCTCAGGGTCGTTCGCAATTTAGAACTGTATTGCTTGCGGATGGCCGCGCCGTGGTTGTCGGGGGAACAACTGTAGGTTCCACTCTTGCTAGCACCGAATCGTATATCGAGAGTTACCAAGCACCGACTTGGTCCATCGCGTTCCCTATCGAGGGTCGCTACATGCATGCAGGAGCTTTACTGACCAATGGTAAAGTCTTTTTTGCTGGAGGCGTTGACGTTAAAGGTGGATTGCTGACGACTGCTACCATTTATGATCCTTTAAAAAACTCTTGGGAGACCGGCCCAACGTTAAGCTCTGGCAGATATTATCACACGCTCACGGCTCTGAAATCCGGAAAGGTCATGATCGCCGGAGGCTACAACGCCGTCGGCGCGGCCCTCACTTTGGCAGAAATTTATGACTCAATCGCGGGAACGATCTCAACTACGACATCTCCACGAGCACGTCTTGGCGGCTCTGCAATTTTGATGAATGACGGTAAGGTACTTTTTACGGGTGGTGTTGATGCAACTTACAGTCCCATCACCGAAACCGACATCTATGACCCAACAACCGATACTTGGAGCAGCGGTGCCGCCAGAACAGGATTTCTATTCGACACATTGGTTGTCTTATCAGGCACAAAATATCTGGCTGTGAGTACGACGGGTGCAGCTATCTATGATTCAGCTCTTAACACCTGGACAGCAACGGGTGCGATGAGCACACCTCGCGTGTTTGCAGTAACATCTGTTTTACCGAATGGAAAGGTCATCGCTGCGGGAGGAATCGACGGCACTATGACCCCTTCTGCTGCGGTCGAGATTTATGATCCATCCAGTGACACATGGTCCGCAGCAGCCTCACTTCCTGAGGCTCTCACATATCAATCAGGTGCCATGCTCCCAAGCGGAAAACTTGTAGTTAGTGGTGGGGTTCGCAGTGACTTCACTGCAAGTGATTCTGTTCTTTACTATGATACTGATTCAAATCAATGGATAACAGGCAACCCGCTGACTGACGCCAGATACTTCCATGTCTCGATATTGCTACCGAACGGCCGCGTACTTGTTCATGGCGGCCAGAGTGATACGTTAGTCGTACTTCCTTTCTGGGAGCAAGTGGTCGAGCCGTAA
- a CDS encoding DUF883 family protein → MDRDQLIEEIKKQILEELKSAAAPLTDKISDEHKAEMMEVKNSVENSVKENPWMAVGIAALAGFMIARLLYRRDD, encoded by the coding sequence ATGGATCGTGATCAACTTATCGAAGAAATCAAGAAACAGATTTTAGAAGAGCTTAAGAGTGCAGCAGCCCCTCTTACTGATAAAATTTCTGACGAACATAAAGCCGAAATGATGGAAGTTAAAAATTCCGTGGAGAATTCTGTCAAAGAAAATCCATGGATGGCTGTGGGTATTGCGGCTCTTGCCGGTTTTATGATCGCTCGACTTCTTTATCGGAGGGATGATTAG
- a CDS encoding dienelactone hydrolase family protein, with translation MFKTLLTSMALVLMTSSAFAALKTENVEYKEGKAVLEGFLAYDDSVKSPRPAVVIIHQWMGLSENEKMRAQMLAEKGYVVLAADIYGKGIRPTSMEEAGKLAGQYKNDRKLFRARGMAAFNWLKKNKMVDPKHIVVIGYCFGGTGALEVGREGAPAAGFVSFHGGLSNPTPKDAKNFKGPVLIAHGALDKSVNPEVMPFMKEMDENKVDYEFISYSGAVHAFTQKDAGNDPSKGVAYNEKADKRSWELFMNFLNEVAPVTK, from the coding sequence ATGTTTAAAACACTACTTACCAGCATGGCTCTGGTTCTTATGACGAGTTCGGCTTTTGCCGCCCTAAAAACTGAAAATGTCGAATACAAAGAAGGCAAGGCAGTCCTGGAGGGCTTTTTGGCCTACGATGATTCGGTGAAATCACCACGTCCAGCGGTTGTGATCATTCATCAATGGATGGGTTTATCTGAAAACGAAAAAATGCGCGCTCAGATGCTTGCTGAAAAAGGTTATGTGGTTTTGGCGGCCGACATTTATGGTAAAGGCATTCGTCCCACTTCCATGGAAGAGGCTGGCAAACTAGCAGGCCAATATAAAAATGATCGGAAGCTTTTCCGCGCCCGCGGTATGGCGGCTTTTAACTGGCTTAAGAAAAACAAAATGGTCGATCCTAAACACATTGTCGTCATCGGTTACTGCTTTGGCGGTACTGGGGCATTGGAAGTGGGACGTGAAGGAGCGCCAGCAGCAGGGTTTGTGAGCTTCCATGGTGGATTATCCAATCCAACTCCGAAGGATGCAAAAAACTTCAAAGGCCCTGTCCTAATAGCTCACGGTGCTTTGGATAAGAGCGTAAATCCTGAAGTGATGCCGTTCATGAAAGAAATGGATGAAAACAAAGTGGACTATGAATTCATCTCTTACTCTGGAGCAGTTCACGCCTTCACTCAAAAAGATGCAGGGAACGATCCAAGCAAAGGCGTCGCCTATAATGAAAAAGCTGACAAACGGTCTTGGGAGCTCTTCATGAACTTCCTGAACGAAGTAGCGCCAGTCACAAAATAA
- a CDS encoding CNNM domain-containing protein, translating to MSLLVLLVISTLTISFVCSMLEATLLTSTSAYIAVLVRENRRSAKLLEHLKENLDRPISAILTLNTLSHTLGSAAIAYQVQAQYGEQAVTIASFILTFAILVLSEIIPKSIGAAHWKALIPFTAYTIQLMIICLYPLVIMSEWLGRLFQRRTEEPEVTREEILMTAEMGAEEGSLKGKESNIIKNLLMLDKIYVSDIMTPRSVFFALEKDLTVEEVFNKYKPLRFSRIPVYHGSLDNIVGMTYRYKIHEALSNDQHEKVVGELVTPISSIPERMTASQVLDYFIKEKEHIALAVDEYGIVAGLVSLEDAVETLLGVEIVDELDSVEDMRKFALEQWQLRKQKLRKS from the coding sequence ATGTCGCTATTAGTTCTTTTAGTTATCAGCACTCTAACAATTTCTTTCGTCTGCTCGATGCTTGAAGCGACCCTTCTAACTTCGACATCTGCATATATTGCCGTCTTGGTTCGCGAGAATCGTCGCAGCGCTAAACTCTTGGAACACTTAAAAGAGAACTTGGATCGTCCTATTTCGGCGATCCTGACTTTGAACACTCTTTCCCATACGTTAGGTTCCGCAGCGATTGCTTACCAAGTCCAAGCCCAATACGGTGAGCAGGCAGTGACGATCGCATCGTTCATTTTGACCTTCGCTATCTTGGTATTGTCTGAAATTATTCCTAAATCAATTGGGGCGGCTCACTGGAAAGCTTTGATTCCGTTCACGGCCTATACGATCCAACTGATGATTATCTGCTTGTACCCGCTGGTAATCATGTCCGAGTGGCTGGGACGATTGTTTCAACGTCGCACTGAAGAACCAGAAGTGACTCGTGAAGAAATCCTGATGACAGCTGAAATGGGAGCCGAAGAGGGAAGTCTCAAAGGCAAGGAATCTAACATCATTAAAAATCTTTTGATGCTAGATAAGATCTACGTATCAGATATTATGACGCCAAGATCTGTGTTTTTTGCGCTGGAAAAAGACCTAACGGTGGAAGAAGTATTTAACAAATACAAACCTCTGCGTTTCTCTCGCATCCCCGTATATCACGGAAGCTTAGATAACATCGTCGGCATGACATATCGTTATAAAATTCACGAGGCGTTGTCTAACGACCAACATGAAAAAGTTGTGGGCGAACTGGTCACTCCGATATCTTCGATTCCGGAACGCATGACGGCGTCACAGGTTCTAGATTATTTTATTAAGGAAAAAGAGCACATTGCATTGGCTGTTGATGAATACGGTATCGTTGCGGGTCTTGTGAGCTTGGAAGACGCTGTTGAAACACTATTGGGTGTGGAAATTGTCGACGAATTGGATTCGGTTGAAGATATGCGTAAGTTCGCTTTAGAGCAATGGCAGCTTCGCAAACAAAAGCTTCGTAAGAGCTAA
- the cutA gene encoding divalent-cation tolerance protein CutA, with product MIIYYVPCPDQKSAENIACTLLTEKLIACANIIPGMTSMYWWDGKIETASEYILILKTLESSDAGKNLESRVKELHPYEVPCLMALPVASINDSFKNWLEQSLK from the coding sequence ATGATCATCTATTACGTCCCCTGCCCTGATCAAAAGAGTGCTGAAAATATCGCATGCACTCTTTTGACAGAAAAGCTGATCGCTTGCGCGAACATCATTCCTGGAATGACATCAATGTATTGGTGGGATGGAAAAATAGAAACCGCGAGCGAGTATATTCTGATTCTAAAAACTCTTGAAAGCTCTGACGCAGGTAAAAATTTAGAATCTCGCGTGAAAGAGCTTCATCCCTATGAAGTGCCCTGCCTGATGGCCCTTCCCGTCGCATCAATCAACGATTCTTTCAAAAACTGGCTTGAACAAAGTCTTAAATAA
- the pyrE gene encoding orotate phosphoribosyltransferase yields the protein MTRTELAKKIYDVAHLTGEFKLRSGQISNEYFDKYRFEAQPAVLREIAKQMVPLIPAGTEVLAGLEMGGIPIATALSLETGIPCAFVRKEAKEYGTCQFAEGLDLKGKKVLVIEDVVTTGGQVVLSTADLRSIGAIVTHVLCVIHRGPQFPEPKLTEINVTLSPLFKKADFN from the coding sequence ATGACCCGTACTGAACTAGCAAAAAAAATCTATGACGTAGCCCACTTAACTGGCGAATTTAAATTGCGCTCAGGTCAAATCTCCAACGAGTACTTTGATAAATACCGTTTCGAAGCTCAACCAGCAGTTCTTCGTGAAATTGCAAAACAAATGGTTCCCTTGATTCCAGCAGGCACAGAGGTTCTGGCAGGCCTTGAAATGGGCGGAATTCCCATTGCAACAGCGTTGTCTTTGGAAACTGGAATTCCTTGTGCGTTCGTTCGCAAAGAAGCGAAAGAATACGGCACTTGCCAATTCGCCGAAGGCTTAGACCTGAAAGGCAAAAAAGTTCTAGTGATCGAAGACGTTGTTACGACGGGCGGCCAAGTTGTGCTTTCAACAGCAGACTTACGCAGCATCGGAGCCATCGTGACCCACGTTCTTTGCGTCATTCACCGTGGTCCACAATTCCCAGAACCTAAATTGACGGAGATCAATGTGACTTTGTCTCCCTTGTTTAAAAAAGCTGATTTCAATTAG
- a CDS encoding substrate-binding periplasmic protein produces the protein MGDHKMLRLYIFLLFLVLPTLSIAESFNKIKIYAFENPPLVVKTGEGFAGLAGYYGKAVAASLEESGQANDFELVWVPYKRGLMGVDKDVHGLFFAVDRTSDRETKFNWVMNFGEVECWLYATDPNVQINSLSDLRKYRIGVQGGSARESEIRRYMGWSPKVEAIADDNANLRKLHAGRIDIWATRPMVMVEAQKAMLLTDKSPRPLRPLKLLFKQNLWMIGNIHMPVQSKEIVKSVFGWEGKEPVKSPALSARDILKSVVSN, from the coding sequence ATGGGCGATCATAAGATGTTACGTCTGTATATTTTTTTACTTTTTCTTGTACTTCCTACTCTGTCGATCGCAGAGAGTTTTAATAAAATTAAAATCTATGCTTTTGAAAATCCACCTCTGGTTGTGAAAACGGGCGAGGGTTTTGCCGGACTTGCAGGCTACTATGGGAAAGCTGTGGCTGCGAGCTTAGAAGAGTCTGGACAAGCCAATGACTTTGAACTTGTTTGGGTTCCCTATAAAAGGGGATTGATGGGAGTGGATAAAGACGTCCATGGGCTATTTTTTGCGGTTGACCGCACATCTGATCGCGAGACTAAGTTCAATTGGGTTATGAATTTTGGAGAAGTTGAATGCTGGCTTTACGCCACTGATCCCAATGTTCAAATCAATTCATTATCCGATTTAAGAAAGTATCGAATCGGTGTGCAGGGTGGAAGTGCACGTGAATCAGAGATTCGGCGCTATATGGGTTGGTCACCCAAGGTCGAAGCCATTGCTGATGACAATGCAAATTTACGCAAGCTTCATGCGGGCAGAATTGATATTTGGGCCACAAGACCGATGGTCATGGTGGAAGCTCAAAAGGCAATGTTATTGACTGATAAGTCCCCTCGTCCACTGCGCCCTTTGAAACTTCTGTTTAAACAAAACTTGTGGATGATCGGAAATATCCATATGCCTGTTCAGTCAAAAGAAATCGTCAAATCCGTTTTTGGTTGGGAAGGTAAAGAGCCTGTGAAGTCTCCGGCTTTGTCAGCCAGAGACATTCTCAAATCCGTCGTTTCTAATTGA
- a CDS encoding substrate-binding periplasmic protein, producing MDLAKAILIFVGLLPLWATAALSKKIQVYTIETPPTVVKTGEGLEGLSGTFGKVIASAIKKSGKEKEFEIVWVPWKRALLDLERNPQALFFPFTRTFEREYKVNWVMHLADVDCWLYSVDPKVAIHDLKDLTKYRIGVLGGSAREQELRRYVGNSSKVEGMTEDLSNFRKLQTGRIDIWATHPAVMAEAQKIMLAKGQPVRDSRALKKLFSQSMWMVGNRDMSDQNRNLVQSVFGWGSRRVIKPPPMTGKDFLNGALL from the coding sequence TTGGATTTAGCAAAAGCCATTTTAATTTTTGTGGGACTGCTGCCGTTGTGGGCGACGGCTGCTCTCTCTAAGAAAATTCAAGTTTATACCATTGAAACTCCTCCGACTGTTGTCAAAACAGGAGAGGGTCTGGAAGGTCTGTCAGGGACCTTCGGCAAAGTTATCGCTTCAGCTATCAAGAAATCTGGAAAAGAAAAAGAATTTGAAATCGTCTGGGTTCCCTGGAAGCGTGCTTTGTTGGATCTTGAGCGCAACCCACAGGCTTTATTTTTTCCCTTTACGCGGACTTTCGAGCGCGAATACAAAGTGAATTGGGTCATGCATTTGGCTGACGTTGATTGTTGGCTTTATTCGGTGGATCCCAAGGTGGCTATTCACGATCTCAAAGATCTGACCAAATACCGTATCGGAGTGTTGGGTGGCAGCGCCCGGGAGCAAGAGCTCCGTCGTTATGTCGGCAATTCTTCAAAAGTCGAAGGCATGACCGAGGACCTCAGTAATTTCCGGAAATTGCAAACTGGCAGAATAGACATATGGGCCACTCATCCTGCCGTAATGGCCGAGGCTCAAAAAATCATGTTGGCAAAAGGTCAACCCGTTCGGGATTCCAGAGCGCTTAAAAAACTCTTTTCACAAAGTATGTGGATGGTTGGAAATCGCGATATGTCGGATCAAAATCGAAACTTGGTTCAGTCCGTATTTGGATGGGGATCGCGTCGTGTTATCAAACCTCCTCCCATGACCGGCAAAGATTTTTTAAATGGAGCTCTTCTTTAA
- a CDS encoding class I SAM-dependent methyltransferase, which yields MLKGVGHRKKVRRKVSKKRGKTQFDKYELYHKAVQSAENDVVFIRNTYKELKKKAPRVFREDFCGTFALSTEWIKLDPKHQAVGVDLDPEPIAYGKSHYLTKLRPEQQKRMKVIEGNVMDPGLEKADIIAAMNFSYFCFKQRWMLKNYFANAYKTLNKDGIFLVDVFGGSQCYDAIEDRMKHKDFTYYWDQTNFDPISNEAVFHIHFRVNGKKIEQVFTYDWRLWSISEIREIMHEVGFSKSHFNFCGTAAVVGDGCSL from the coding sequence ATGTTGAAGGGAGTCGGTCACAGAAAAAAAGTTCGTCGTAAAGTTTCTAAGAAACGCGGTAAAACACAGTTTGATAAATATGAGCTGTACCACAAAGCGGTGCAGTCGGCTGAAAACGATGTTGTGTTCATCCGCAATACGTATAAGGAGCTTAAGAAGAAAGCTCCACGAGTTTTCCGTGAAGACTTCTGCGGGACATTTGCTCTTTCGACAGAGTGGATCAAGCTTGATCCTAAACATCAAGCGGTAGGGGTGGATCTCGATCCAGAACCAATTGCTTATGGTAAGTCCCATTATTTGACGAAGCTACGACCTGAACAGCAAAAGCGCATGAAGGTTATCGAAGGCAACGTGATGGACCCAGGCTTGGAAAAAGCGGACATCATCGCTGCGATGAACTTTTCATACTTCTGCTTTAAGCAAAGATGGATGCTGAAGAACTATTTTGCTAACGCCTATAAGACTTTGAACAAGGATGGAATCTTTTTGGTCGATGTGTTTGGTGGCAGTCAATGTTACGACGCAATCGAAGACCGCATGAAACACAAAGATTTCACATACTACTGGGATCAGACAAACTTTGATCCCATCAGTAACGAAGCTGTATTTCACATTCACTTCCGCGTGAATGGTAAAAAGATTGAACAGGTCTTCACTTACGACTGGCGTTTGTGGAGTATCTCCGAAATCCGCGAAATCATGCACGAAGTTGGATTTAGCAAAAGCCATTTTAATTTTTGTGGGACTGCTGCCGTTGTGGGCGACGGCTGCTCTCTCTAA
- a CDS encoding alpha-ketoacid dehydrogenase subunit beta: MASVAQAIRMALHYGEKHMGVKDIFGQDVGAPLGGVFTATQGLKTAWNTPLDERGIISMAMGIAMTGDKCVAEIQFADYIFNTIDLLKIAGNTLWCTNGQVQLPMVVMTPVGAGIFGSVYHSHSFDAWASRLPGWKIVMPSNPLDAYGLMLAAIEDPNPVLYLKSKALMRHKGDELIPGEPEDEKTLKSMIDKPVQNSQGWKAKWPELEKYIVPIGKGKITHEGEHITVVTYSRMVHLCDEVAKKLADEGISVEVIDLRSIYPYDWQMIKSSIEKTGRVLFVNEDTEVTNFGEHLAYRTTQECFYSLMARPRVLAGKNLPGIGLHPNLEKNSVPQHHDIETAIREIVAEVP; encoded by the coding sequence ATGGCAAGCGTAGCTCAAGCAATCAGAATGGCCCTTCACTACGGTGAAAAACACATGGGCGTTAAAGACATCTTTGGACAAGACGTTGGTGCGCCACTTGGTGGCGTTTTCACAGCGACTCAAGGTCTAAAAACAGCATGGAACACTCCACTGGACGAGCGCGGTATTATCAGCATGGCGATGGGTATTGCGATGACAGGTGATAAGTGCGTGGCTGAAATCCAGTTCGCAGATTATATCTTCAACACGATCGATCTTTTGAAAATCGCCGGCAATACTTTGTGGTGCACAAACGGTCAAGTTCAGTTGCCGATGGTTGTGATGACTCCGGTTGGCGCGGGAATCTTTGGTTCCGTTTACCACTCTCACTCTTTCGACGCTTGGGCCTCTCGTTTGCCAGGTTGGAAGATTGTGATGCCATCAAACCCACTAGACGCTTACGGTTTGATGTTAGCAGCGATTGAAGATCCAAATCCGGTTCTTTATTTGAAATCAAAAGCATTGATGCGCCATAAAGGCGACGAGTTGATCCCTGGTGAACCCGAGGATGAAAAAACTTTGAAATCCATGATCGATAAGCCAGTTCAAAATTCCCAAGGTTGGAAAGCGAAATGGCCGGAACTTGAAAAGTACATCGTCCCAATCGGTAAAGGTAAGATCACTCACGAAGGTGAGCACATCACTGTAGTTACATACAGCCGCATGGTGCACCTGTGTGATGAAGTTGCTAAGAAGTTAGCTGATGAAGGCATCTCCGTCGAAGTGATTGATTTGCGCTCGATCTATCCATACGACTGGCAGATGATTAAATCTTCTATCGAAAAAACAGGCCGTGTCTTATTCGTGAACGAAGACACTGAAGTCACGAATTTCGGTGAGCATTTGGCTTATAGAACAACTCAAGAGTGCTTCTATTCGTTGATGGCGCGACCTCGTGTCCTTGCAGGTAAAAACTTGCCAGGTATCGGTTTGCATCCAAACCTAGAGAAAAATTCTGTTCCTCAACATCACGACATCGAAACAGCGATCCGCGAGATCGTTGCTGAGGTTCCGTAG
- a CDS encoding thiamine pyrophosphate-dependent dehydrogenase E1 component subunit alpha: MSKKTTVKPAAKKAPKNAPVAKAKAPAKAATKSAAKTSKKATPKKFDFGGLSEELLLSMHDLMVKSRVLEERVIKIYKAGEGYFWIGGPGEEAFGVPLGLLARKGKGLEYDWFHLHYRCTPTMVALGMPMIEAVRLMMNRATDPSTGGRNFAGHYCFPQWNVAPVTSPIEVQYPIACGTAHAQKRAGHKSISIVTGGDAGTAEGEFATCLVWSSRKGQELPVLITVQNNGFGISTPYEGQHGETYIADRAKAFNIRSRVIDGTNPVETYIALQEEMDYIRKTGKPSFLEVKTTRLYGHSSADGANRKTDLFDPVYKFQEKLIAAGILTEKAAQKIWEIYEEEGIKAQEQARGEAGPAAETVWDHVFVNNENADWRKF; encoded by the coding sequence ATGTCTAAAAAGACCACTGTAAAACCAGCTGCCAAAAAGGCCCCAAAAAACGCACCAGTTGCGAAAGCAAAAGCGCCGGCAAAAGCTGCTACTAAATCCGCTGCGAAGACTTCAAAAAAAGCCACTCCGAAAAAATTTGATTTCGGTGGTTTGTCTGAAGAACTTTTGTTGAGCATGCATGACCTGATGGTCAAATCTCGCGTTCTTGAAGAACGCGTTATCAAAATTTATAAAGCCGGTGAAGGTTACTTCTGGATCGGTGGTCCTGGAGAGGAAGCTTTCGGGGTCCCATTGGGTTTGCTGGCTCGTAAAGGTAAAGGCCTTGAATACGATTGGTTCCATTTGCACTACCGTTGTACCCCAACGATGGTGGCTCTTGGTATGCCGATGATTGAAGCGGTTCGTTTGATGATGAATCGTGCGACGGACCCTTCAACAGGTGGTCGTAACTTTGCTGGTCACTATTGCTTCCCTCAGTGGAACGTGGCTCCTGTTACTTCTCCAATCGAAGTTCAATACCCTATCGCATGCGGAACTGCTCACGCACAAAAACGTGCGGGTCACAAATCAATCTCGATCGTAACTGGTGGTGACGCTGGTACAGCAGAGGGCGAATTCGCAACTTGCTTGGTATGGTCTTCCCGTAAAGGCCAAGAATTGCCGGTGTTGATCACTGTGCAAAACAATGGTTTCGGTATTTCTACTCCTTACGAAGGTCAACACGGTGAAACGTATATCGCGGATCGTGCAAAAGCATTCAACATCCGCTCCCGCGTGATCGATGGAACAAATCCGGTCGAGACGTATATCGCTTTGCAAGAAGAAATGGATTACATCCGTAAAACCGGCAAACCATCTTTCCTTGAAGTAAAAACAACGCGCTTGTACGGTCACTCATCTGCAGACGGTGCAAATCGTAAAACAGATTTGTTCGATCCGGTTTATAAGTTCCAAGAAAAACTGATCGCCGCTGGTATCTTGACTGAAAAAGCTGCGCAAAAGATTTGGGAGATCTACGAGGAAGAGGGCATCAAAGCTCAAGAACAAGCTCGTGGTGAAGCGGGTCCTGCGGCGGAAACGGTTTGGGATCATGTCTTTGTAAATAATGAAAATGCTGATTGGAGAAAATTCTAA